The stretch of DNA aacctcCAATAATAACAAGAAACATATACCCACTTTAGCTGACAACaaaggaaaaataattattatagaaaGAAACGAACAAATTCAAGTATGGAAGGAATCGAAAAATCCTTTGCGGATGACAGACCTGAATTGCAACAGACGTCGACGTGGGAGATGGAAATACACATAATTGAAtctcagttcggatttagaaagGCATTGGGAACAAGAGAGGCGCTCTTTGCTACTCAGACACTCTTTAAAAAATGCCTCGATCACCAGAAAAAAGTATATCTCTGTTTCATCGACTATCAGAAGGATTTTGATAGAGTCCGGCATGAAAAATTTTTGTATGAACTACAGAAAATGAAGCTAGATAGAAAAGATCTCAGCATAATTCAAAACCTTTATTGGAACCACAAAGCAATCttaaaatatagtaaatataataaatacactACTAAGACTCCGGCGTCGTGTCTCCACTGCTCTTTAACTTGTACTCTGAACGCATATTCAAACAAGCACTAGACGGCGCCGAAATTGGTATacaaataaattgtaaatatattAACTGTATCAGGTATGCAGACGATACCGTTCTGATAGCAGAAAAATGAAAGACTTACAAATATACTAGACAGAGTTAATAATACAAGTGAACCAATCGGACTGACAATtaatcttcaaaaaactaaagtaatgttGATTAGCAAAAGCGATGAAAATTGTCGCATTGTCTTAAATAACACTCAATTATAACAAGTTCACAAATTCAGATACTTAGGAGTAATACTAAACGATAGGTAGGAcacagatatagaaataaaaatgcaAATAGAATAGGCTAGGAACATGTACAGTCCTTCTGTaaggagttgaagcctggacattaaaattaaataccatgagaCGGCTAgcagcctttgaaatgtggctttatcgcagaatgctcagaatatcatggagaCAACACATGAATCGAACAGTATTAAACACGATAAATAGAGAGTTAGAACTTGTAACAACGATTAAGAAAAGAAAGACCTCGCACCTAAGCCACATAATGAGAAATGACAAAGATAACCTGCTACGATTAATAATTGAAGGGAAGATTGAGGGTCAAAGAGGAGTAGGCACAAGAACCATGTCATGGCTTCGCAATATCAGAACTTGGACGGGCATGAACGTTCAACAATTACTAAGAGTGGCGCAGAATATAGAGAACATTTTGATGTAGTGACCTTCAGTAATGGAatgcaccagaagaagaagatatttaaaaCTCAGTACGACAAAAACAGAGAatctaaaatattaatttaacgaTGGAGTTACTACTACAAATAAGATAATCATTTTGGATGGTGAAAAGTAATAGTTGTATATATCTAAAATCGGCATTAGAGCAATAACGAAGTATATGATAGACAAAGCATAAAGCAAAACAAGACTGtgttttactttatttaaattacttttatcGTAAGTTTTGCATTTTTCCATAAATAACACTTTATGATACTAGATCTCTAGTCTAGATCACATTCAAAATTATTAGAATTAACAGAAAATCATATTATATTATCTATGTGTATATTTTTAAAGCAGATATTAATGAATTAAATCATAAAATTATCTCTGACTGAAACGAAAGATTGTAGTAAAAACCGGTAACGGCTATATGGCTATATATGGAGTTAGTAATATATGGATTATAAagtaaaatcaatatttaaccAATGACACACATTAAACTTTTCTGTGTAATATGTAAAATCATATCTATAAAACATAAGCACTTAACCTAACCATACTTAACCCTAACTGtacaatatataaattttaagtTAAATTAGGTTCTTTGTACTTGAATATGGAATTTACACGAAGGCATGTTTTGTAGTTCAGCTGTTACCAaacacataatatttaaattcgcAAGGCATCCTCTAATAACACCACAAGTAAATGCTACATATCGGGGAGCTGCATCTAAATACTGTTTGCCATTGGAAAGTCTGGTTAAAAATCTAAAACTATTATCTTGTAATACGTAAATTCCATGATGATTAGTTCTTAGATTATCTATCTGCTTCTTATAGAGAGCACACCAAAAATCTGTACAGACAAACTTCATTGTGTCAAGTTCATCTTTGAATCTAGGCATTTCCTTAgttagcctaaaataaaaaaaaagatatttagtGCAAAGGTCAAACAAAGAATAGTGAATCAAAATATAAATACGATAAATGGTATTATTTTAACGTTtaattagttagttagttagtacTCCCCAGTTTAGTACTCTTTTTTTACAACActcctgtttaaacaatttttaataattttgtttgctaaaaattttgttaaaaactttgacTTTCCTTATAAAATATTGGTTAATTTCAGccattaatgttgttaattaacgtaACAGTCATTAAAAAGGGCTTTCTTGGCTGTTAAGGATCCTACaacttttttttttggttttaaaagTTGTATCTTTGAACCAACTTTCCAAATTATTTTAGCCATTTAGTTTGAAATTAATTCTACggagttattgtaaatgtttataagcttaaaaagtgctaggtatttattattaaagaagAAATGAAGTCCTGAATTACTGAGATCcattcagtcaaattatctggaccaGTCTTAGAAATTtgatcatttataaaaaaaaatttataaacaaattgaatttcACAAACACTATTTAACTGATCTGGCCCGTCTTTTGCACACAATTTAAACACGATAAGCCCCTCAAGTtcaggtacatttaaacaaattttaataaacattaaaaaagttattaccaatattcaaaaagagcgattttgttcatttttcaataacttttttgtttgcaatccgattttaatttagcgtATCTAATTTTGTGTATCTTATTTTTGTGAACAAGTTGTTTGTTGaggtcaaatctctaaatagacaaatttttaagttataaccaaaataatgagtttgtcgttttaattgtttatttaaaaatatttcaattaaaaaaattgttgaatccctagatgagagtctttttgtaatactacacatttcaactgtcaaacccaTCTATACAGTTGTGACGAAAAAAGATAtcttaggaaaaatattttgtacaattatacAGAGTAACAAAATAACAtaatcatcattctggctttacaaccctgtgtagGCCCTAGCCtgctcaagaatttctctccagtcgtccctatccatcgcctttctctgccaagcacgtattcccatatttctcatgtcttcatcgatgttatcaaggaactttgttctgggtcttcctcttcttctctgaccaatgggtctaacaaggagcgtttttctaactgggtcattttgttccatccgcattacatgccctatccacctcagacatcatatcttaatatgttttacgatatcaggttcctggtatattctataaagttcgagtatcgtcttcttcacactccattgtcattcactgctccatagattcgccttagtactttactttcgaaacatcctaacatgttttcgttATTTTTTGTTATGAGTCCAGGCCTCTGAACCAAATGttagtattattgttttgtagagttttatttttgtatttctcgatataattgtgaatTTAATGAGgtgattgagcccaaaatagcatctgttggccgtgcaaattctgcggtttatctccgcggtagtattattttcagtgttaaggagctcgcccaggtatacaaattcgttcactgcttcgatgacgtcgttttctataacaagtgggtgtaggatttgtggttgcgtgctttttttaatatacttcgttttgttggtgtttattatcaaacccatttttgtagctgattcttttaatgctacatacgcttctcgtacagcgttttccgttctcccaacaatattgatatcatcagcataagccaggatttgcactgatttattatatattgaaccagtggttgtgatatACAGGAGTTATTATATATATTGAGTACAGAGGAGAGGGGGTCTCCCTGGCGCATCCCGttctttgttttaaaaggttcagacagctCCCCTGAATTcttactctacattcaactttttcaatagttaattttgttaaatttaccaactgatttggtattcctagctatttcattgctttgaacatttctcttctattcacagagtcgtaggctgctttgtagtctataaatatgtgatcagtataaatgccatattccagtgttttttccaaaatttgtttcagggttgcaatctgatggattgtcgatttaccacctctgaaaccattttcctactatccgttctgcatatggtgccatacggtgacatactACTGtgattagagcattcaaagatatctccttttttgtgtatggtgcaaagtattccaataattggggagggatttctgtgtccatatttcttttataagctgctgtaatgccattatggtatcatggcaaccttctttatatagttaagctgggagattatctatttcgggtgatttttttctggctagttttttaactgcatctttagagtaacaaaataaacaaacgaTATAAATTTCAATACGATTGAAACCACTTACAGGGGTAAATCAATTAATAATGTGTTAATGCACCTCGGTGGATAACAAAATCTTGGATGCGCCTGGGCTCGCTTTTGATTAGGTGATCAATATTCTCCTGGGGTATCTCCAAATTAAGAACTTTCCAACCCATCATGTATCACACGTGTTTAATTGTGGATAAATCTGGGATCTCGGGGTCAGGGCAAAAGATTGACTCCACCCTGTTCGAAGTCGATGACGACTCTCGCAATGTATGGCCTTGCGTATCTTGGGGTTTTATCTTTCACCACGTTGTCTGACCCTGGCTCAGCTCATGCACCCCTAAACATAATCGAGATTCACCAATAAAGACAACCATATTCGTAGCATTCAGTGTGGCCGAAATAAAAAAGTCCAAAATTGCGAATTCGACGATAAATTGTTTGCACCCCAATTGGTATTAAATGTTCTCCATAAAAAAACCATTGATTTGCAATAGAAATGGTAGTGGAGAAGCGGTCTCTTAGAGCCATCAAACTTAGGCAACGATCTTGACGCTCTCTTGTTCTCCGGCTCCGCCTTGTGCCCTTCGATCTACGTGTTAGGCCTTCTTGACGCCATGCCCCATAACATCTTAGCACAGTTTCTAATCTTCTGTGAATCCTATTCGTAATTTCTCGAAAGCAATTTAGCAATTTCTCTTAAGCCAACTATCCGCCCCCTATAAAACTCGTTCAGTTGATGAAAATTTGCGCGTCTCGTACTCAAGGCATTTGAAAGAACTCTGAAAAAAACCAAGAAccatgttcacgcctctatctaattaaagtttattttatgcatttttacaatccggcaacatagtggcgtagggagatatattatgccatatgtgaagataaggcgagtcccttaaggcgCCCCAAAGACGACAGACAGCACTCAAGTACGAGACGGGATCGGTGACACAGCAttagagcgagcggacataatacttaataagcgttatatatattcatgtattgtgtaattcaaaataaaatcagttttgttttcgcacggagtttgattattaaccagcggcacaagcgaagtgcatatcaagcaaatacATGGTCTATTCGAGCCGAATCATCAAATTTTTGTGTTGAAACAGTGTAAATTCACCGAATTCCGAACTCATATTTGTGTCATCAAATTAGCGGGCGAAATAGTGCATTCATAGTGGCCCGAGCGCGTTATAGACTGTCGAACGTTGTTCTTAAGACAGTTACATAATTGGACAACTGTGGGTTTAAAATCTGTGAAGACCTATTATGAGACGAACATCCTTGGCGCCAGGAGGCTAGAGCTGTTAGAATAAACATACAATATTTTGGTGAGCATATCCATTTCACATTTccttttatttatcagtctttgtaCCTTTATTCTGCACATGTGATAATTCTGAGAACGTTAGGGTCGAATATCAAGGGATTTATATTCTGTTTCTGTTTACTGtataattcattataaaattatggaaaatttaaagcgaaaaaggggcggttttaaatgcaaactcacaatattttcgaaatttatattagcgttaaatgataaaataactaagggtgaaacgatttcagatttagaagtattacaggctattgaaatggtaaataatatagaacatttacagggcgaattcgatgaggttcaggggcaaatagaaaatacggttcaatttgaattattagaggatgaatatacggagcgcgaagaattctataacaaatattattcacaattagcggtagcgcgaaaaatcattcgcgataatcaacaagtagcttgtatagaaagcgataaagcaagtgagcgctctaagaattcatatacagggcattgtattgagcttaaacctatcgagttaccaaaatttgatggtaattataataattggttagattttgcagatctttttgaatctttagttaacaaaaatgagtacttagacaatataaggcgttttcattatttacgaagttcattacagggcggtgcggcgcaggtcatacgaacattagagtttaccgccgaaaactatgtagttgcgtggaaattaattagagaaaggtacgataataagagattattaatttccaatcatattaatgccttatttaatatagagccaatacataaagagtcatctaatagattgcggcaattagttgacattttttcgaagcatttatacgcgttaaagcagctagggctacctactgattcgtgggacatactccttattcatattatttcttgtaagttcgatacatcgactttacgcgcatgggagaatagcaaaacacataatgaaattcctagttttgatgattttaaaacgtttttaaaatcaagggcggacctcttagaatcccttgaggtaaatcaagctgaaaaacaaaatacacggaatatttctcaggcgggcgcatattcacggaatacgaaatattcacataacattcgcggtctatattcatcacagggaactttaaataaatcggataatacacagtgttgccctatttgcaaaagggaacacaacatttatcaatgcggcgaattttcaaaactttcatctaGGGACAGGTTTGATAAAGTAAGGCAGTTCAATCTTTGCACGAATTGTCTTAAACCTGGAAATTTCTATAAGCGGTGTAGACAATCAACATGCAAGAAATGCGCGTCAAAACACCATACGTTATTGCATCCAGATAGGTCAAGCGAACAGAACGCAGCTTTAGTTCATCAACCGGTAGAAAACGCG from Diabrotica undecimpunctata isolate CICGRU chromosome 4, icDiaUnde3, whole genome shotgun sequence encodes:
- the Trs33 gene encoding trafficking protein particle complex subunit 6b — translated: MADESLFDFLHNEIVNYVLEGNNKQNAGKDEDLSVLEYIGFSTGYRIIERLTKEMPRFKDELDTMKFVCTDFWCALYKKQIDNLRTNHHGIYVLQDNSFRFLTRLSNGKQYLDAAPRYVAFTCGVIRGCLANLNIMCLVTAELQNMPSCKFHIQVQRT